A single window of Anopheles moucheti chromosome 2, idAnoMoucSN_F20_07, whole genome shotgun sequence DNA harbors:
- the LOC128298135 gene encoding kelch-like protein 10 has product MIGELRASRADTSSSTSCSTTEVSSSNVSLQPKRCISYMTMQTIHDMRLSETLCDASIVLPDNGHEFRIHRVILGSCSEYFRILFTTSVPSEKYHLEIPGIPHSVMEQIIQYAYLRECDLTEDTVFDVYAAADFLLMNSLLDHCSLDILDRLRLDNCVTIMLFGRQRASKTLHDSARMFILKNFPQLSQVTTKENELLQLDVDDICRLLADDLLNVREEDTAWEFVLRWIEHDPAKRSKHIYRLMKTVRFGLLNTEYFLDKVKENQYVLANDETKPLVIEALTFLYDLEMISTKAMKEMKTPAIATPRLPHEVLFTVGGWGEGQSQSIIETYDTRADRWIKVCDEDPAGPRAYYGAAYIDRYLYFVGGYDGVEHFNTCRRFDMVLKDWQEIAPMHCKRCYVSVVALDGKLYAMGGYNGSNRHNSVERYDPRTNQWTLVAPMGSLRSDADACTLNGMIYIAGGFNGHECLNTAEMYDPQTNSWSPLPPMLHRRSGVSCAALGGSVYVVGGFNGLIRLNSCERYELATRRWTACKEMYHQRSNFGLEVIDDMLFAIGGYDGVSAIAYVECYSPDTNEWLEATDLSMMRSAFRAITVSGLPNILDYVHSNKENLINEMNEHRHGNARNGNGVASTTASDVEDELD; this is encoded by the exons ATGATTGGTGAACTTCGAGCATCGCGTGCGGATACCTCATCCTCGACATCGTGTTCCACCACGGAGGTATCGTCCTCGAATGTTTCCCTCCAGCCGAAGCGATGCATCAGCTACATGACGATGCAAACGATACACGATATGCGGCTAAGTGAAACGCTCTGCGATGCATCGATCGTCCTGCCAGATAATGGTCATGAGTTTCGCATACATCGTGTCATCTTGGGATCGTGCAGTGAATATTTCCG CATCCTGTTCACGACGTCCGTGCCGAGCGAGAAATACCATTTGGAGATACCGGGTATACCCCATTCCGTGATGGAACAGATCATCCAGTACGCATATCTGCGCGAGTGTGATCTGACTGAGGATACCGTGTTCGATGTGTATGCAGCGGCCGACTTTCTGCTCATGAACAGCCTTTTGGATCATTGTTCCTTGGACATACTGGACCGGTTACGTCTAGACAACTGTGTCACCATTATGCTGTTCGGCAG ACAACGTGCATCAAAAACTCTGCACGATTCGGCCCGGATGTTTATTCTGAAGAACTTCCCACAGTTGAGCCAAGTCACCACCAAAGAAAATGAGCTTCTGCAGCTCGACGTGGACGATATCTGCCGGCTGCTCGCCGATGACCTTTTGAATGTGCGTGAAGAAGATACGGCATGGGAGTTTGTATTGCGTTGGATCGAACATGATCCGGCCAAGCGAAGCAAACACATCTACCGGCTGATGAAAACGGTTCGCTTCGGGTTGCTAAATACGGAG TATTTCCTAGATAAGGTGAAAGAAAATCAGTACGTCCTGGCTAACGACGAGACGAAACCATTGGTGATTGAAGCGTTAACGTTTCTGTACGATCTAGAAATGATCAGTACCAAAGCTATGAAAGAG ATGAAAACTCCTGCAATCGCAACGCCTCGGTTACCGCACGAAGTGTTATTCACTGTCGGCGGTTGGGGCGAGGGTCAGTCGCAATCCATCATTGAAACGTACGACACGAGGGCAGATCGTTGGATAAAGGTGTGCGATGAAGATCCGGCAGGGCCACGGGCATACTACGGGGCAGCCTACATCGACCGTTATCTCTACTTTGTGGGAGGCTACGACGGAGTGGAACATTTCAATACCTGTCGTCGGTTCGATATGGTGTTGAAGGACTGGCAGGAG ATTGCACCAATGCACTGCAAACGATGTTACGTCAGCGTGGTCGCCCTGGACGGTAAGCTCTACGCGATGGGAGGCTACAATGGTTCCAATCGGCACAACTCAGTCGAACGGTACGATCCACGCACAAACCAATGGACGCTGGTCGCACCGATGGGTTCTTTGCGTTCGGATGCTGACGCCTGCACACTGAATGGCATGATCTACATTGCCGGTGGGTTTAATGGGCACGAGTGTCTCAACACTGCCGAAATGTACGATCCGCAGACGAACAGCTGGTCACCGCTGCCACCGATGCTGCACCGCCGATCCGGCGTTTCCTGTGCCGCTCTCGGTGGATCGGTGTATGTGGTCGGTGGTTTCAATGGGCTCATCCGGTTGAATAGCTGTGAACGGTACGAGTTGGCTACGAGGCGCTGGACAGCCTGCAAGGAGATGTACCACCAGCGAAGCAACTTTGGGCTGGAAGTTATCGACGATATGCTGTTCGCGATCGGTGGCTATGATGGCGTGAGTGCGATCGCGTACGTTGAGTGCTACAGCCCGGACACAAACGAATGGCTTGAGGCAACCGACCTGAGCATGATGCGGTCCGCATTCCGGGCAATCACCGTATCCGGGCTACCGAACATCCTGGACTATGTGCATTCGAATAAGGAAAATTTAATCAACGAAATGAACGAACATCGGCACGGTAATGCACGTAATGGTAATGGCGTTGCATCCACGACCGCAAGCGATGTCGAGGATGAGCTGGACTAG
- the LOC128309709 gene encoding jerky protein homolog-like — protein sequence MLTIEQKISLIKRNDAGESPQDLAKRYHIGEQTARDIIKQRDKIWKFIQNCETSEGPVKRKSMKVSSFEELDASMLSWYNESRAAGIPVTSAMCIEQAKYLHERMDLKRSFSASSGWLTRFKQRYGIAGVYTHSKAKAGSSSSADKFCYQFQQVIQNEEWLPDQIYNVDETGLYWNSLPSKTGTDTNVTNERITILCCTNATGTHKLDLTIIAKSKHPWNPKDEEFPQTAVNYYEAKGGWASKEIFQHWFQYKWIPEVRAYLTAKILPLRAILLLDTAPCHITDSALRSEDGCMIVRFMPTDVANLVQPMQQGIISLLKWNYRTDLLKQCQNDDKYIMNRRIEDAVKELEAGWSKVNPQSIKSAWNKLIPETEQYVVENEIIQTKQEADWSKVNPQSIKTPWNKLIPETEQYVVESEIIQTNGEEACVVMVDHQTGLVMGFEDVEEMDGVEQIEECIPEGDEIEEDIQEEAEEVEEEIQQVGEIEHVQVEQWFNTNQAIIVKEENMVEVAVEFSELGDNPESGDNSGEESKDKRLELHTALTSVETLLGFVDHRGLTIDDKRAFKAIRSDVRKLMKSLESKKNNPDTIIS from the coding sequence ATGCTCACCATAGAGCAAAAGATATCGCTCATTAAACGAAATGACGCTGGCGAATCGCCTCAAGACCTTGCCAAGAGATATCATATCGGCGAACAGACTGCTCGTGATATTATAAAGCAGAGGGACAAAATCTGGAAGTTTATTCAGAACTGCGAAACTTCCGAAGGACCCGTGAAGCGGAAAAGCATGAAGGTGTCGTCTTTCGAGGAGCTGGATGCAAGCATGCTCAGCTGGTACAATGAAAGCCGAGCGGCTGGCATACCGGTGACAAGCGCGATGTGTATCGAACAGGCGAAATATCTTCACGAGAGGATGGACTTGAAGCGTTCATTTAGTGCATCGTCCGGATGGCTGACCCGGTTCAAACAACGGTACGGCATCGCGGGGGTGTACACACATTCCAAGGCGAAAGCCGGCAGCTCGTCCAGTGCCGATAAGTTCTGCTACCAGTTTCAGCAggtcatccaaaacgaagaaTGGTTACCGGACCAGATATACAATGTCGATGAGACGGGCCTGTACTGGAACTCTCTACCCTCCAAAACTGGAACAGACACAAATGTGACGAACGAGCGCATTACCATACTATGTTGCACGAATGCTACCGGGACGCACAAGCTCGATCTGACCATAATTGCAAAATCCAAACATCCCTGGAACCCAAAAGATGAAGAATTTCCCCAGACCGCCGTCAATTACTACGAAGCAAAGGGTGGTTGGGCGAGCAAGGAAATCTTTCAACACTGGTTCCAATACAAATGGATTCCGGAAGTGAGGGCATATTTGACGGCTAAAATTTTACCCCTACGAGCGATACTGCTGCTAGATACCGCACCGTGTCATATTACCGACAGTGCTCTACGGTCGGAGGACGGTTGCATGATCGTACGGTTTATGCCAACGGATGTCGCTAACTTAGTGCAACCGATGCAGCAAGGAATTATATCGCTGCTCAAGTGGAACTATCGGACGGATCTGCTCAAGCAGTGCCAAAACGACGATAAGTATATAATGAACCGAAGGATAGAGGATGCTGTGAAAGAGCTGGAGGCTGGTTGGTCCAAAGTGAATCCACAGTCGATCAAGAGCGCCTGGAATAAGTTGATCCCGGAAACGGAACAGTACGTGGTGGAAAACGAGATCATACAAACGAAACAGGAAGCTGACTGGTCCAAAGTGAACCCACAGTCGATCAAGACACCCTGGAATAAACTAATCCCGGAAACGGAACAGTACGTGGTGGAAAGCGAGATTATACAGACGAACGGGGAAGAAGCGTGTGTCGTGATGGTGGATCATCAAACGGGTCTGGTGATGGGCTTTGAGGATGTTGAAGAAATGGATGGGGTGGAGCAAATTGAAGAGTGTATACCCGAAGGGGACGAAATCGAGGAAGATATCCAGGAAGAAGCGGAAGAAGTCGAAGAAGAAATACAACAGGTCGGTGAAATAGAGCATGTTCAGGTGGAACAATGGTTTAACACAAACCAGGCGATAATTGTGAAGGAAGAAAATATGGTTGAGGTAGCGGTGGAATTTTCCGAGCTTGGTGACAATCCCGAAAGTGGGGACAATTCCGGCGAGGAGTCTAAGGATAAACGGCTCGAACTGCACACGGCACTGACATCGGTGGAGACGCTGCTAGGTTTTGTCGATCACCGGGGACTTACAATCGATGATAAGAGAGCGTTTAAAGCAATTCGATCCGATGTGCGAAAGTTAATGAAAAGTTTAGagtcgaaaaaaaacaatcctgaTACCATTATATCTTAG